Within Dysgonomonas sp. HDW5A, the genomic segment AGCGCTGTATTTTGAAAAAACCGAGTATAATTTATTCTCTTCGTCAAAAAATATACTGGAAATGTCATCTTTTTTGTAAAACTCAACCTGAGTTAAAACTTCTTCACCCACTTGCTCTTCGGTTCTCACCGAAAACAAAAACCAAGCACCTTGCGATGTGAGTTTATGGCTCATATCCGTATCTTGCCCTTTCATATAAATGAAACAGAACAACATGAATGATAGTATAAGTCCAATCTTTTTCATCTTATCATTATTTTCTGAATAACGTAAACTTTATAAGTTTGCTAAACTTGTAACCGGATCGTTTCGTTAATACAACAGCCAGATACACTCTTTCAATCTAAACGATATCCAAATGTTCTCAAGATATTATCACGACTTCTCCAATCTTTTTCTACTTTCACAAACATTTGTAGAAATATTTTTTTCTCAAAAAAACGTTCCATATCCTGGCGAGCCATTGCACCAACCTTTTTCAAAGCAGCACCTTTATGACCGATTATTATTCCTTTTTGCGAATCGCGTTCTACAATAATAAGAATGCGTATATTGATAATGTCTCTTTCTTCTTTAAATTCCTCAACAACAACCTCTACCGAATAAGGAACTTCCTTTTGGTAATAAAGCAGTATTTTCTCTCTCACAATCTCAGTTACAAAGAAACGGGCGGGACGATCCGTCAAGGCATCTTTTTCAAAATAAGGAGGCGACTCAGGTATTAAATCGATAATACGACGTTTTACAAAGTCGATATTAAACTTATTGAGTGCAGATATAGGATATATTTCGGCTTTGGGTAGTAATTCTTTCCATTCCTCCACTAATTTAACCAAATCATCCTGATTGGTTTGATCGATTTTGTTTATCAAAAGTAATACAGGAGCTTCGACTTTTTGTACCTTCTGCAAGAAATCTTCATTCTTCGAAGTCTTCTCTACCACATCAGTCACATAGAGTAGTACATCGGCATCACCCAATGCCGATTCCGAAAAGTTACGCATTGATTCCTGTAACTTATAGTTAGGACGCAGTACACCGGGAGTATCTGAATATACAATTTGATATTCTTCAGTATTTACTATTCCTAAAATACGATGACGTGTAGTTTGAGCTTTTGACGTGATAATCGATATTTTCTCGCCAACCAGTTCATTCATCAATGTTGATTTTCCAACATTAGGATTTCCTACAATATTTACAAAACCTGATTTATGCATTCTTTATTATTCTCTCAAAAATTTAGTTGAAGGTCTAAGACCTGTTTATCATTTGTATATGCGGATAGATATTGAAAAGAGCCCGGTCTATCTTTTAAAACACACCAATAAATTTTATTCTTCACTTAAATACCTCATTGAACAACAAATATAGAATAAAAAAACGCACCTGACAAAGATGCGCTTTTCTATCTATATAAGATTTATATATTTTTTCTATCATTTTCCGTCGTAAGCCCACTTCAAATACACAGAACCCCATGTAAATCCGGCACCAAACGCGGCAAGAATAATATTATCTCCTTTTTTAAGTTTGCTTTCCCATTCCCATAAACAAATTGGAATTGTTCCGGCACTTGTATTACCATATCTTTCGATATTTACCATCACTTTATCTTTAGACAAGCCCATACGATTAGCGGCAGCATCTATAATTCTCAGGTTAGCTTGATGAGGAACAAACCAGTTCACATCATCCTTGGTCAATTGATTACGCTCCATGATCTCAGCCGAAACATCAGCCATACGAGACACTGCATGCTTAAATACAACCTGACCTTCCTGATATACATAGTGCATACCTTTCTCTATGGTTTCTGCTGATGCAGGAAATGCCGATCCACCGCCACACAAGTGTAAGTGTGGTGCACCAAAGCCATCGGTATGTAAGATTGTATCTTTAATACCATAATCTTCGGTAGTTGGCTCTAACATTACAGCACCTACAGCATCTCCAAATAAAGGGCAAGTAGTTCTGTCTTTATAGTTGGTTATTGCAGTCATTTTATCACCTGCTACAACTATAACTTTCTTATATCTTCCTGATTTTATATAATTCGATCCGGTTTCTAAACCGAATAAGAAACCTGAACAAGCTGCCTGCAAATCGAAAGCCAAAGAATTTTTAATTCCACAACCATGTGCAACTAAAGCAGATGTAGAAGGAAACTGATAATCGGGGGTTGTAGTGGCAAAAATAAGGACATCAATATCATCAGGGCTTGTATTAGTTTTATCTAACAACTCCTGTACGGCACGTATACCCATAACAGATGTACCTTGACCTTCACCTTTAAGGACATGACGTTCCTTGATCCCTACGCGGCTCATGATCCACTCATCATTCGTATCCACGAGTTTTTCAAGATCCTCATTAGTGATGACATCTTCGGGAACATAAGCTCCGATGCCTGTTATCGCTGCTTGAATCATATTTTCAGATAAGTAAGTTTATAAAAAAAATGCCCTATTTTGAGTAGGGCTTTTATTGTTTAGACAATTAAAGAGCTACCTCTTTTTCAATTGCTAATTTTCCTCTGTAATAACCGCAATCACCACATACTGTGTGATAAACGTGCCATGTTCCGCAATTAGGGCATACAGCTAATGTTGGAGTTAAAGCTTTATCATGAGTTCTTCTTTTCGCTGATCTAGACTTTGACTGTCTATGCTTTGGATGTGCCATTTTATCTGTTTATTTAATTTAAATTTTTACTTCTGAGTAGTATTTTTACACTACTATATTTTTATAATTATTCCTTATTTATTTTCATCAAACAGGAAAAAGGTCTGCGAGTTTTATTCCTCAACAAGTCCTTTCAATCCATCCCATCGTGGATCGGTTACCTCACCAGCTTCTTCTTCAACCGAATCGTCAAAATCGTCATCATCTACTATATCCAAACTATCATCCGAATCAGCAGCTGCAACTTTATGTTTATTCAGCTTCGAAGACATCATTTTATTACACTTACCCGGTGCATGTACATGCTTCATTGGAAGGCTCAACATTACAAATTCATATAAAAACCATGCAATATTAATTTCACCTTCTTCTTCGGGTATGATTACGATTTCGTCGCTTTCTTCCGAATATTCATGACCAAACTTCACCACCAAGCGGTTGGTTGAATTGGTTTCGATAAGAATATCATCTAAACAACGATCGCAAGGAACATGCACTTCACCATTCTGAGTAAAACTAAACTCGAATGTCGAAGATACACACTTCACGATTACTTCTACATTAACCTTGCCTCGTCTAATATCCGAATCGGCATCGCCAATTGCTTTGAAATATTGATCATCCAAAACATACTCGAACTTATGTAGACCATCTGCCAGATTCCTTAACGGAATATTATAGAGACTAAATTTTCCCACTTTTTCAATTAAATAAAAGAATGGTCGCAAAGATAAAAAACTTTTTCCTAATTACCATATTTCTTCTTGGTAAAAAAAGAATACTGTTAATCTTTGAACAATCCATCCCGAATTTATATTTATGTATTTATTTTGTTGTATTTGCTGCAAATATAGTTAAATAAAAGAAAGAATCTATTCGAGCATCTTCAATGTAGAGGCGTATTGCATACACCTTACAAACCATAAGCTGTGTATGATATTTACAATCACATGGTACATTTATAAAGAAGTGAATAATAGAAAATATTCAATAATACATTCTAAAAACATAACCATCTATTGCAGTTTAACTAGCCGAAGCAATAAATAGTTCTGTGAACTTAATTATATTTACACTCTCTTAGAACAATAAGAAGATCCAAAGCTTTACTTTAGCCAATGCAAAAATATATATGCATATTATTCCTTTCTGTCCTATGTATATCGTATACACAGGCACAAAGCAGCAAAGTTATCCAATATACATTCTCGGTAGTGAAGGGTGACACTATATTTAATGCATACCTTCCGGAAACCGTTGTATTCCCCCCCCTTCGCTTCAAAGACGAAAAGGAAAGGCTCGAATACACTAAACTGGTGCGTGATGTAAAAATAACCTTGCCCTATGCCAAACAGGTAGCACAAAACATCATTGAGACTTACGAATTCATGGAAACTTTACCCGATAAAAAGGCAAAACAGAAACACCTTGAACAAACTCAAAAATTCATTATGGATTCCTACAAACCCAAGATGAAAAAGCTAACAAAAAATCAAGGTAAAATATTAGTAAAGTTGATCGACAGGCAAACAAACTCCTCGGCATATGATATTATCAAATCTCTCACAGGGGGTATAAAAGCCACCGTTTACAATACTTTTGCGGGTATTTTCGGCAACAACCTGAAAACTCAATACGACCCTAACGGCAAGGATAAGATGATAGAACGGATAGTGATAGAAATAGAACAGGGTACATTGTAATTTTTAATACTACAGAATTTCATTATTCGAAGAATACCGATACTTTTGCAATAAAATAACAAAATAATAAAATACCCCATGTATATAATAGGCATTGCCGGAGGATCTGGTTCAGGAAAAACAACGTTAGTAGACGGTATACTAAGCCGAATTCCCCGCGAAGAAATTGCTATTTTACCACAGGATGCCTATTACAAAGACAACAGCGATATTCCACTCGAAGATCGGTTCAAACTCAACTACGATCATCCCGACTCCATAGAATGGGAGTTGATGTACAAAGATATCGAGCTTCTAAAATCAGGGCAAACCATCAACTGTCCTACTTATTCGTTCTTAACATGTGCTCGTTTGGAAGAAACAATTCCCATTGCACCAAAGAACATTTTATTAGTAGAAGGTATATTAATATATACATCACAAATGATCTATGATCAACTGGACATGAAAATATTTCTGGAAGTTCCGGCAGATCAGCGCTTGACCAGAATTATTCAAAGAGATATGGATTCACGTGGACGTACGGCACTGGAAGTTATCGACCGTTACTACAAAACAGTTCGTCCCATGCATGAAGAATTCATAGAACCATCGCGCCAACAGGCCGACATGCTTGTTATGGGAGGCGGATTAAACGAAAAAGCGGCTGAATTTATAGCAGCAGCAATTCTTGAAAAGCTAAGATAAGAGCTGAGCCTTTTTATAATTTTAAACGCAAATATTAGAGATACTTAATTATAGAAAAAGGAGATAATAAAAATATTATCTCCTTTTTTCATGATCATCACACTATGCCTTTCAGTCCCTAAAGAACGTAGGTGTATCTCCAAATATAAAATTAGAGAACCCAACATCTTTAAATTTGTATTTAACTAAAACCTCTTTTGCAATAGCTAAGAATGCATCTATATCGTAAACAATAAAATCCATATACGAAAAATAAAAACCTGTTGCTCCTCCAATAGAATCAGCTACATTAGCGGCTTTAGCCTCTTTTAATATCTGATCTTCGATCTCGGTTCTAAATGGAACCATCCGATCTTTGGGCACATTGATATTCTCATAAAACAAGAAGCCGAACACTACCCCGTCAGCATAAAAGTTCCCGAACAATTCTGTCGATTTGTTATAAAAGGCATTCAACACAGGAAAACACGATGAATAGGCAATGTAAATATCCTCACGCAACTGCCAATCCTTTGCTTTTGAGGGAACCATTTCATATCCGGCACATCTCTCGCAGATATTCTCGATACGGAACCAGTTTTTCGCCTCAATGGTATCATCCATCAATTTTCTCAAATCAGTTGCTGCAACCTTCTTCAATCCCTTTCCTGAAACTCGAAAATCAATAGTGCCTATATATTCCATTGTATAAGCTTCGCCAATAAGCTGATCGAGATAAATAAAAAACAAACTATACTTTTTATTCTCTTCCAATTTCATCAACGGAAGGCACTCTACTTGCAAATTCACTTTCTGATGCTTTTCATCAATTTCGTAATA encodes:
- a CDS encoding DUF177 domain-containing protein; the protein is MGKFSLYNIPLRNLADGLHKFEYVLDDQYFKAIGDADSDIRRGKVNVEVIVKCVSSTFEFSFTQNGEVHVPCDRCLDDILIETNSTNRLVVKFGHEYSEESDEIVIIPEEEGEINIAWFLYEFVMLSLPMKHVHAPGKCNKMMSSKLNKHKVAAADSDDSLDIVDDDDFDDSVEEEAGEVTDPRWDGLKGLVEE
- a CDS encoding DUF4294 domain-containing protein; translation: MQKYICILFLSVLCISYTQAQSSKVIQYTFSVVKGDTIFNAYLPETVVFPPLRFKDEKERLEYTKLVRDVKITLPYAKQVAQNIIETYEFMETLPDKKAKQKHLEQTQKFIMDSYKPKMKKLTKNQGKILVKLIDRQTNSSAYDIIKSLTGGIKATVYNTFAGIFGNNLKTQYDPNGKDKMIERIVIEIEQGTL
- the rpmF gene encoding 50S ribosomal protein L32; this encodes MAHPKHRQSKSRSAKRRTHDKALTPTLAVCPNCGTWHVYHTVCGDCGYYRGKLAIEKEVAL
- a CDS encoding beta-ketoacyl-ACP synthase III, which codes for MIQAAITGIGAYVPEDVITNEDLEKLVDTNDEWIMSRVGIKERHVLKGEGQGTSVMGIRAVQELLDKTNTSPDDIDVLIFATTTPDYQFPSTSALVAHGCGIKNSLAFDLQAACSGFLFGLETGSNYIKSGRYKKVIVVAGDKMTAITNYKDRTTCPLFGDAVGAVMLEPTTEDYGIKDTILHTDGFGAPHLHLCGGGSAFPASAETIEKGMHYVYQEGQVVFKHAVSRMADVSAEIMERNQLTKDDVNWFVPHQANLRIIDAAANRMGLSKDKVMVNIERYGNTSAGTIPICLWEWESKLKKGDNIILAAFGAGFTWGSVYLKWAYDGK
- the udk gene encoding uridine kinase, with translation MYIIGIAGGSGSGKTTLVDGILSRIPREEIAILPQDAYYKDNSDIPLEDRFKLNYDHPDSIEWELMYKDIELLKSGQTINCPTYSFLTCARLEETIPIAPKNILLVEGILIYTSQMIYDQLDMKIFLEVPADQRLTRIIQRDMDSRGRTALEVIDRYYKTVRPMHEEFIEPSRQQADMLVMGGGLNEKAAEFIAAAILEKLR
- the era gene encoding GTPase Era: MHKSGFVNIVGNPNVGKSTLMNELVGEKISIITSKAQTTRHRILGIVNTEEYQIVYSDTPGVLRPNYKLQESMRNFSESALGDADVLLYVTDVVEKTSKNEDFLQKVQKVEAPVLLLINKIDQTNQDDLVKLVEEWKELLPKAEIYPISALNKFNIDFVKRRIIDLIPESPPYFEKDALTDRPARFFVTEIVREKILLYYQKEVPYSVEVVVEEFKEERDIINIRILIIVERDSQKGIIIGHKGAALKKVGAMARQDMERFFEKKIFLQMFVKVEKDWRSRDNILRTFGYRLD